The nucleotide sequence aagaatcagaatttcttttttgagctccaactcgaagaggatcaatcgattaagctggctttttgggccgatgcaagaagcagagctacctttgagtatttcggagatgtcatttcattcgacaccacctacaatacaaacaggtaacaaactgcccctgtttatgatgctaaattaatgtatttttacgaatccgcagcagaggtgtatattggctgttCCATTGGGTTATACGAAGCATTTGATGGGTGTACCTaatgattttgcattctgcacTATAGTAATTTGTTTtaggtataatttggtttgtggttcttttgNGatattgaacaagaaatgagccaagttgtttggaactctcatagcaaagacttattcgataggaattggaatgattttctgctgaattttggtcttgcggacaacaagtggctttcaggtaatgtctttttaaaatctgcagcagaggtgtaaattgcatgttctctcgggtgtatttacagtctgtgtttgggtgtattatgcagatctgtacgaagaccgtcacatatgggttcctatctatctggatcaccacttctgggcaaggatgagaagtacataaaggagcgagagcatgcattcattttttaacaagtatatcacccgaaacagctcgcttattcagttcgtcaaacaatacgataattgcctcagaagcagggagcaagcagagagagaatcagatgctgcagattttcatacggtcataccgtttgcaaccaaatcctccattgaagctcagtttcaagaggCGTACACTCATgcaaagtttagggaagtccaagcgcaattcagaggaaaggcgaattgcatcaccaaattaaagaattctgctctaggctattcagtatacgatgtcggagaacaagtttccagctcaatattcaacaagttcgtggttacttacgactcagttgcagccgaggtaaaatgccaatgcttattattcgagtcgagagggatactgtgccgtcacacactaagcgtgttaagcttcgaacaagtaagccaagtgtcacctatatatatactggaacgatggagcaagaaggtaaagaggtgacacacacacatcaagagcagccacgacgagccactaatggagccaagaagcaagagattcgaccaattggtttttcgttcgcaaaatatttgcgaatttgcatccgaatcggaggagctgactgcaattctgcaccgtgcgtacgataacgtcatggccgagatggaatcattaaaagccaaaaggaaggggacatcttctttatcccacgaagacgccaacttggaatccgttaacgagcttcaaagcccgccaaggattcgaacaagaggacgtccaaaaaataggctaggttcaaagctgGACAAACAGATTGtaaatgccacaaagaagaagaagacgaaagttttaagcgaggtaaaagtaatgttctttaaatttgtggcgattgagtttatttttctcgttaatagtttagctaatatatgagtgttatattcagataaacctgtttgatgctgcatcagcagtgcattcaaattccagccaatatcaaggacacgttatgaattatcagttcagggtaccagcagcaggggataactctttgggtgtatagttttagagaatatgggtgtaaaagcactgttcttttgggtgtatttttgttcattgacaatttacatatagatacatatatagATACTTATAGAACAAAAGCTGTAAAAATTtgcaggttatgggtgtatatttgatttgatgtttttcttcatattttagtacttgtaattcatacattttgaatacagcacagataGTTTGGGTATATATTTTATGCAatcttgggtgtattattagaccTGCGTTGGGTGTAACAGATTATAATTTGCATTTATATATGCCTTgattttttacttcatattttaccacctgtgatacagcttttgaatacagcacagacagtttaacagcacagatagtttaactatggaaaaaatatacatggaatagaagttgttgataaatggcaaatatttacagcatttgttcaatttacaaactacCCAGCACTTGGATTACGCAGTTTCTATATCAGCAGAATTTATCTGACAAAACGGACTCAATAATACAGAGGATGGCTTTGACAACCTTATAGCATTACTCTCTCTAATTGCCCGATCTCTCTCCTTATTCATCTCACTGAATAGTATCCGTGAAGCATACTCCACTCTGtagtggtccacctcctcctataattaaaaagtatattatgtttaaacagcaatattaattcagtaaagtaatacagagttatatagttCTAAAGACAGTTACCTGTGGCCAATTATCCCATTCATAGTTCCCCTTTTTAATGTTTTTCGGCTCAATTAATTCAAGCCACTTCATAACGTAGATAGggcagtcatagctgaaaacgaagaaaataaattacaaatctcatttatgaaagtttaatgttcagagtcacaaatttataccttATTTTTTGGCCTGATATTTTAACATATGATGCTTTAATTTCCTTCTCCTTCTTGTCTTTCTGAAGAGGTTCCCCGCCGGCATATGCTCTCAATCTTGAAAATACATATCCCTTAAATaccaaaacaaatcagtaatacacccgattgaatgcacaagatacacccaactgaatggacaacatacacccaacacaactaacgaaatagacctatctattaaag is from Arachis ipaensis cultivar K30076 chromosome B01, Araip1.1, whole genome shotgun sequence and encodes:
- the LOC110265679 gene encoding uncharacterized protein LOC110265679 encodes the protein MGSMALSDHPDGEFISLKTNKEFRIFAPVCHSGYWWLWLINTTKRKCHILDPLHKKAPSDERKQINKFTGYVFSRLRAYAGGEPLQKDKKEKEIKASYVKISGQKISYDCPIYVMKWLELIEPKNIKKGNYEWDNWPQEEVDHYRVEYASRILFSEMNKERDRAIRESNAIRLSKPSSVLLSPFCQINSADIETA